One genomic region from Branchiostoma lanceolatum isolate klBraLanc5 chromosome 7, klBraLanc5.hap2, whole genome shotgun sequence encodes:
- the LOC136438368 gene encoding uncharacterized protein — MASSQVSLSTISANLAEFASQTSASFNKLNDSICHLSEDMKSLRGEVTSLQQSVSFAHDEIENLKKEATTENEKLQHRVITLEAKLLAAELYSKKQNLLFWGIPAEKDENLVEVVCKILQEELKVNNARNVMFVNIHRLPKIRGNPIIAKFVSMLDRNMVLQHAYKLPPKSGIGVSEHLPVVIYKQKESLRDAFRHARGKGMKPKYKLVGTTMYLCIGVSKYKTSDEYFDHT; from the coding sequence ATGGCGTCGTCTCAGGTGTCCCTGTCAACGATCTCTGCTAACCTGGCCGAATTTGCCTCCCAGACCTCCGCCAGCTTCAACAAACTCAACGACTCGATTTGCCACTTGAGTGAGGACATGAAGTCTTTACGTGGAGAAGTCACATCACTTCAGCAAAGTGTCAGTTTTGCCCACGACGAAATAGAAAATCTCAAGAAGGAAGCTACAACCGAAAACGAGAAGCTACAACACCGCGTCATCACTTTAGAAGCCAAGCTTCTTGCGGCAGAGCTCTACTCAAAGAAGCAGAATTTGTTATTCTGGGGCATTCCGGCCGAGAAAGATGAAAATCTGGTGGAAGTCGTGTGCAAGATCCTGCAGGAGGAGCTGAAGGTGAACAACGCCAGGAATGTCATGTTTGTAAACATACATCGCCTCCCCAAGATCCGAGGTAATCCAATCATCGCAAAGTTTGTCTCGATGCTCGATCGCAACATGGTCCTCCAGCACGCGTACAAATTGCCGCCCAAGTCCGGGATCGGCGTCTCTGAGCACTTGCCGGTTGTAATCTACAAACAGAAAGAATCGTTGAGAGATGCCTTCCGCCATGCCAGGGGCAAAGGTATGAAGCCCAAATACAAATTGGTAGGGACCACTATGTACCTATGCATCGGGGTCAGTAAATACAAGACATCAGATGAATACTTTGACCATACCTGA